Proteins encoded by one window of Arachis ipaensis cultivar K30076 chromosome B04, Araip1.1, whole genome shotgun sequence:
- the LOC107635337 gene encoding protein NRT1/ PTR FAMILY 7.3 isoform X2: MEKKMKKKVSEVCTMDGAVDMHGHPAVRDRTGNWVAGILILVNQGLATLAFFGVGVNLVLFLTRVMGQDNADAANNVSKWTGTVYLFSLLGAFLSDSYLGRYATCALFQLIFLIGLVALSLSSYIFLLKPKGCGDAKFHCGSHSSYHNAIFYVSIYLIALGNGGYQPNIATFGADQFDEGDPNEGHSKIAFFSYFYLALNLGSLFSNTILDYFEDNGLWTIGFWASAGSAAMALVLFICGTPRYRYFKPSGNPLPRFCQVFVAAMRKWKVKVLEPEEELFEGEEFSTNYGRKLLHTQGFSFLDKAAYMTTKDVKEMEENKCNPWHVSTVTQVEEVKCILRLLPIWLCTILYSVVFTQMASLFVEQGDAMDTRISSFRIPPASMSSFDILSVAAFIFFYRRVLDPFVARKTNSRGLTELQRMGIGLIVAIMAMISAGLVEHFRLKYASKGSGSSSLSIFWQVPQYVLIGASEVFMYVGQLEFFNGQAPDALKSFGSALCMTSISLGNYVSSLLVAIVMKISAKDQDMPGWIPGNLNKGHLDRFYFLLAVLTSADFLIYIAWARWYKYIKFQGNNDDEEEDINKVKDFDLKV, encoded by the exons atggagaagaagatgaagaagaaagtgAGTGAGGTATGCACCATGGATGGAGCTGTAGACATGCATGGTCATCCAGCAGTTCGAGATAGAACTGGAAATTGGGTTGCAGGAATTTTGATTTTAG tgaACCAAGGGCTTGCAACATTGGCATTCTTTGGAGTGGGTGTGAATCTGGTACTGTTTCTAACAAGAGTTATGGGCCAAGATAATGCTGATGCTGCCAACAATGTTAGCAAATGGACTGGGACTGTTTACCTCTTCTCTCTTCTTGGTGCCTTCCTAAGTGACTCTTACTTAGGAAGGTATGCTACTTGTGCTCTCTTCCAACTTATCTTTCTTATT GGTTTGGTGGCATTATCATTGTCCTCATACATATTCCTATTGAAGCCTAAGGGATGTGGTGATGCAAAGTTTCATTGTGGATCACATTCTTCATATCACAATGCAATATTCTATGTTTCAATTTACCTAATAGCCTTAGGAAATGGAGGGTACCAACCCAACATAGCTACATTTGGAGCTGACCAATTTGATGAAGGTGATCCTAATGAAGGGCACTCAAAGATAGCATTTTTCAGCTATTTCTATTTGGCATTGAACCTTGGCTCACTTTTCTCAAACACCATCTTGGACTATTTTGAGGATAATGGGCTTTGGACTATTGGGTTTTGGGCCTCTGCTGGTTCTGCTGCTATGGCATTGGTTTTGTTCATTTGTGGCACACCAAGGTATAGGTACTTCAAGCCTAGTGGGAACCCTCTACCTAGATTTTGCCAAGTTTTTGTAGCTGCTATGAGGAAGTGGAAGGTCAAGGTGCTAGAACCTGAGGAGGAACTTTTTGAGGGTGAAGAATTTTCAACCAATTATGGCAGGAAATTACTACACACACAAGGATTTAG TTTCTTGGATAAAGCAGCATACATGACAACCAAGGATgtaaaagaaatggaagaaaacaAATGCAATCCATGGCATGTATCAACTGTGACACAAGTTGAGGAAGTGAAATGCATACTAAGGTTACTCCCAATTTGGCTATGCACAATACTCTACTCAGTTGTATTTACTCAAATGGCATCACTCTTTGTTGAGCAAGGTGATGCAATGGACACTAGAATCTCATCTTTCCGCATTCCTCCAGCAAGCATGTCTAGCTTCGATATCCTCAGTGTTGCAGCATTTATCTTCTTCTACAGGCGAGTCCTCGACCCCTTCGTTGCGCGAAAAACAAACTCCAGAGGACTAACAGAGCTCCAGAGGATGGGAATCGGCCTAATCGTGGCGATCATGGCAATGATTTCAGCAGGGTTGGTTGAACATTTTAGATTGAAGTATGCATCAAAAG GGTCAGGGTCAAGTTCACTTAGCATATTTTGGCAAGTTCCACAATATGTACTAATAGGTGCATCTGAAGTGTTCATGTATGTTGGTCAATTGGAATTCTTCAATGGACAAGCACCTGATGCATTGAAAAGCTTTGGTAGTGCACTTTGCATGACTTCAATTTCACTTGGAAACTATGTTAGTAGTTTGCTTGTTGCAATTGTCATGAAGATTTCTGCTAAGGATCAAGATATGCCTGGTTGGATCCCTGGAAACCTTAACAAGGGACATTTGGACAGGTTTTATTTCCTCTTAGCTGTATTAACTTCTGCAGATTTTCTCATTTATATTGCTTGGGCAAGGTGGTATAAATATATCAAGTTTCAAGGGaacaatgatgatgaagaagaagacatcAACAAAGTCAAAGATTTTGATCTCAAAGTgtag
- the LOC107635337 gene encoding protein NRT1/ PTR FAMILY 7.3 isoform X3, translating to MGQDNADAANNVSKWTGTVYLFSLLGAFLSDSYLGRYATCALFQLIFLIGLVALSLSSYIFLLKPKGCGDAKFHCGSHSSYHNAIFYVSIYLIALGNGGYQPNIATFGADQFDEGDPNEGHSKIAFFSYFYLALNLGSLFSNTILDYFEDNGLWTIGFWASAGSAAMALVLFICGTPRYRYFKPSGNPLPRFCQVFVAAMRKWKVKVLEPEEELFEGEEFSTNYGRKLLHTQGFSFLDKAAYMTTKDVKEMEENKCNPWHVSTVTQVEEVKCILRLLPIWLCTILYSVVFTQMASLFVEQGDAMDTRISSFRIPPASMSSFDILSVAAFIFFYRRVLDPFVARKTNSRGLTELQRMGIGLIVAIMAMISAGLVEHFRLKYASKGCNNNCDEGSGSGSSSLSIFWQVPQYVLIGASEVFMYVGQLEFFNGQAPDALKSFGSALCMTSISLGNYVSSLLVAIVMKISAKDQDMPGWIPGNLNKGHLDRFYFLLAVLTSADFLIYIAWARWYKYIKFQGNNDDEEEDINKVKDFDLKV from the exons ATGGGCCAAGATAATGCTGATGCTGCCAACAATGTTAGCAAATGGACTGGGACTGTTTACCTCTTCTCTCTTCTTGGTGCCTTCCTAAGTGACTCTTACTTAGGAAGGTATGCTACTTGTGCTCTCTTCCAACTTATCTTTCTTATT GGTTTGGTGGCATTATCATTGTCCTCATACATATTCCTATTGAAGCCTAAGGGATGTGGTGATGCAAAGTTTCATTGTGGATCACATTCTTCATATCACAATGCAATATTCTATGTTTCAATTTACCTAATAGCCTTAGGAAATGGAGGGTACCAACCCAACATAGCTACATTTGGAGCTGACCAATTTGATGAAGGTGATCCTAATGAAGGGCACTCAAAGATAGCATTTTTCAGCTATTTCTATTTGGCATTGAACCTTGGCTCACTTTTCTCAAACACCATCTTGGACTATTTTGAGGATAATGGGCTTTGGACTATTGGGTTTTGGGCCTCTGCTGGTTCTGCTGCTATGGCATTGGTTTTGTTCATTTGTGGCACACCAAGGTATAGGTACTTCAAGCCTAGTGGGAACCCTCTACCTAGATTTTGCCAAGTTTTTGTAGCTGCTATGAGGAAGTGGAAGGTCAAGGTGCTAGAACCTGAGGAGGAACTTTTTGAGGGTGAAGAATTTTCAACCAATTATGGCAGGAAATTACTACACACACAAGGATTTAG TTTCTTGGATAAAGCAGCATACATGACAACCAAGGATgtaaaagaaatggaagaaaacaAATGCAATCCATGGCATGTATCAACTGTGACACAAGTTGAGGAAGTGAAATGCATACTAAGGTTACTCCCAATTTGGCTATGCACAATACTCTACTCAGTTGTATTTACTCAAATGGCATCACTCTTTGTTGAGCAAGGTGATGCAATGGACACTAGAATCTCATCTTTCCGCATTCCTCCAGCAAGCATGTCTAGCTTCGATATCCTCAGTGTTGCAGCATTTATCTTCTTCTACAGGCGAGTCCTCGACCCCTTCGTTGCGCGAAAAACAAACTCCAGAGGACTAACAGAGCTCCAGAGGATGGGAATCGGCCTAATCGTGGCGATCATGGCAATGATTTCAGCAGGGTTGGTTGAACATTTTAGATTGAAGTATGCATCAAAAGGTTGCAACAACAATTGTGATGAAGGATCAGGGTCAGGGTCAAGTTCACTTAGCATATTTTGGCAAGTTCCACAATATGTACTAATAGGTGCATCTGAAGTGTTCATGTATGTTGGTCAATTGGAATTCTTCAATGGACAAGCACCTGATGCATTGAAAAGCTTTGGTAGTGCACTTTGCATGACTTCAATTTCACTTGGAAACTATGTTAGTAGTTTGCTTGTTGCAATTGTCATGAAGATTTCTGCTAAGGATCAAGATATGCCTGGTTGGATCCCTGGAAACCTTAACAAGGGACATTTGGACAGGTTTTATTTCCTCTTAGCTGTATTAACTTCTGCAGATTTTCTCATTTATATTGCTTGGGCAAGGTGGTATAAATATATCAAGTTTCAAGGGaacaatgatgatgaagaagaagacatcAACAAAGTCAAAGATTTTGATCTCAAAGTgtag
- the LOC107635337 gene encoding protein NRT1/ PTR FAMILY 7.3 isoform X1, translating into MEKKMKKKVSEVCTMDGAVDMHGHPAVRDRTGNWVAGILILVNQGLATLAFFGVGVNLVLFLTRVMGQDNADAANNVSKWTGTVYLFSLLGAFLSDSYLGRYATCALFQLIFLIGLVALSLSSYIFLLKPKGCGDAKFHCGSHSSYHNAIFYVSIYLIALGNGGYQPNIATFGADQFDEGDPNEGHSKIAFFSYFYLALNLGSLFSNTILDYFEDNGLWTIGFWASAGSAAMALVLFICGTPRYRYFKPSGNPLPRFCQVFVAAMRKWKVKVLEPEEELFEGEEFSTNYGRKLLHTQGFSFLDKAAYMTTKDVKEMEENKCNPWHVSTVTQVEEVKCILRLLPIWLCTILYSVVFTQMASLFVEQGDAMDTRISSFRIPPASMSSFDILSVAAFIFFYRRVLDPFVARKTNSRGLTELQRMGIGLIVAIMAMISAGLVEHFRLKYASKGCNNNCDEGSGSGSSSLSIFWQVPQYVLIGASEVFMYVGQLEFFNGQAPDALKSFGSALCMTSISLGNYVSSLLVAIVMKISAKDQDMPGWIPGNLNKGHLDRFYFLLAVLTSADFLIYIAWARWYKYIKFQGNNDDEEEDINKVKDFDLKV; encoded by the exons atggagaagaagatgaagaagaaagtgAGTGAGGTATGCACCATGGATGGAGCTGTAGACATGCATGGTCATCCAGCAGTTCGAGATAGAACTGGAAATTGGGTTGCAGGAATTTTGATTTTAG tgaACCAAGGGCTTGCAACATTGGCATTCTTTGGAGTGGGTGTGAATCTGGTACTGTTTCTAACAAGAGTTATGGGCCAAGATAATGCTGATGCTGCCAACAATGTTAGCAAATGGACTGGGACTGTTTACCTCTTCTCTCTTCTTGGTGCCTTCCTAAGTGACTCTTACTTAGGAAGGTATGCTACTTGTGCTCTCTTCCAACTTATCTTTCTTATT GGTTTGGTGGCATTATCATTGTCCTCATACATATTCCTATTGAAGCCTAAGGGATGTGGTGATGCAAAGTTTCATTGTGGATCACATTCTTCATATCACAATGCAATATTCTATGTTTCAATTTACCTAATAGCCTTAGGAAATGGAGGGTACCAACCCAACATAGCTACATTTGGAGCTGACCAATTTGATGAAGGTGATCCTAATGAAGGGCACTCAAAGATAGCATTTTTCAGCTATTTCTATTTGGCATTGAACCTTGGCTCACTTTTCTCAAACACCATCTTGGACTATTTTGAGGATAATGGGCTTTGGACTATTGGGTTTTGGGCCTCTGCTGGTTCTGCTGCTATGGCATTGGTTTTGTTCATTTGTGGCACACCAAGGTATAGGTACTTCAAGCCTAGTGGGAACCCTCTACCTAGATTTTGCCAAGTTTTTGTAGCTGCTATGAGGAAGTGGAAGGTCAAGGTGCTAGAACCTGAGGAGGAACTTTTTGAGGGTGAAGAATTTTCAACCAATTATGGCAGGAAATTACTACACACACAAGGATTTAG TTTCTTGGATAAAGCAGCATACATGACAACCAAGGATgtaaaagaaatggaagaaaacaAATGCAATCCATGGCATGTATCAACTGTGACACAAGTTGAGGAAGTGAAATGCATACTAAGGTTACTCCCAATTTGGCTATGCACAATACTCTACTCAGTTGTATTTACTCAAATGGCATCACTCTTTGTTGAGCAAGGTGATGCAATGGACACTAGAATCTCATCTTTCCGCATTCCTCCAGCAAGCATGTCTAGCTTCGATATCCTCAGTGTTGCAGCATTTATCTTCTTCTACAGGCGAGTCCTCGACCCCTTCGTTGCGCGAAAAACAAACTCCAGAGGACTAACAGAGCTCCAGAGGATGGGAATCGGCCTAATCGTGGCGATCATGGCAATGATTTCAGCAGGGTTGGTTGAACATTTTAGATTGAAGTATGCATCAAAAGGTTGCAACAACAATTGTGATGAAGGATCAGGGTCAGGGTCAAGTTCACTTAGCATATTTTGGCAAGTTCCACAATATGTACTAATAGGTGCATCTGAAGTGTTCATGTATGTTGGTCAATTGGAATTCTTCAATGGACAAGCACCTGATGCATTGAAAAGCTTTGGTAGTGCACTTTGCATGACTTCAATTTCACTTGGAAACTATGTTAGTAGTTTGCTTGTTGCAATTGTCATGAAGATTTCTGCTAAGGATCAAGATATGCCTGGTTGGATCCCTGGAAACCTTAACAAGGGACATTTGGACAGGTTTTATTTCCTCTTAGCTGTATTAACTTCTGCAGATTTTCTCATTTATATTGCTTGGGCAAGGTGGTATAAATATATCAAGTTTCAAGGGaacaatgatgatgaagaagaagacatcAACAAAGTCAAAGATTTTGATCTCAAAGTgtag